In Penaeus monodon isolate SGIC_2016 chromosome 15, NSTDA_Pmon_1, whole genome shotgun sequence, a genomic segment contains:
- the LOC119582293 gene encoding uncharacterized protein LOC119582293, translated as MGVRRIALLSAFVCTFSHVYVKLYPYYPSGRVGVIFYSCTKDSQNREEFKATVEGIAPLEISPSTPVTIIVHGYTESSFRSWVIDLTNALLTFEPRGVVILVDYWDLTTLSRPYMAENVRLIANLVVNEDTSEENPMSMVVLPILGKPLDLLQSALFLLYISLDSVIEVKHKKVDLGMSILLCIKDGIRGARMQSYGFDIYHAPVFVIERIEFSFTGIYLSKICYLLMTRNFQQLKKLFVVILEKRYTVIALDFNAIYEKHGGLTGVGETDAEASILLMMHHLEVAFVSSATILGMLNTIKDQSSLKKHTTRTSTFPHSNFHNPQPLGIPYLPETHKYPPFDLISRLSEVHLIGFSLGGRISGIIGGRVKSGKIGRITGLDASYPWAQSPSSSEFLDASDAKLVVNMRTSPVGSRSPPGHIDFYAHDGLLQPGCDKWYFPNAIKNTCSHYRSVFMLIEAVQNAHRRLFPSCSCESWEKFQAKLCDCQVINHFGLFPDENLRGTFYLTTNAETPYSRPLK; from the exons ATGGGAGTAAGACGGATTGCTTTGCTGTCTGCATTTGTTTGCACTTTTAGCCATGTTTATGTGAAGTTATACCCCTACTACCCAAGTGGACGAGTTGGAGTCATTTTCTATTCTTGCACAAA AGACAGCCAGAACAGAGAGGAATTTAAGGCAACAGTTGAGGGCATTGCACCTCTCGAGATCAGCCCATCTACCCCAGTGACAATCATTGTGCACGGATATACTGAGTCTTCTTTCAGGTCATGGGTTATTGACCTTactaatg CTCTCTTAACTTTCGAGCCAAGGGGTGTTGTGATTCTAGTAGACTACTGGGATTTGACAACTTTATCCCGTCCGTACATGGCAGAGAATGTGAGACTTATTGCAAATC TGGTAGTAAATGAGGACACCAGTGAAGAAAATCCCATGTCCATGGTTGTGCTTCCCATATTGGG AAAGCCTCTGGACCTCTTACAGTCAGCTCtgttcttgttatatatatctcttgatTCTGTGATTGAGGTCAAACACAAAAAGGTTGATTTGGGGATGTCCATACTTTTGT GTATTAAAGATGGTATCAGAGGAGCCAGAATGCAAA GTTATGGTTTTGACATTTATCATGCACCTGTGTTTGTGATTGAGAGGATAGAATTTTCCTTCACTGGGATTTATCTGTCAAAGATTTGTTATTTGTTGATGACAAGGAACTTCCAGCAATTGAAAAAGCTCTTTGTGGTGATACTGGAAAAGAGATATACAGTCATTGCTTTGGACTTTAAT GCAATTTACGAGAAGCATGGGGGCTTAACTGGAGTTGGTGAAACAGATGCAGAGG CTTCCATTCTCTTGATGATGCATCACCTAGAGGTTGCATTTGTATCATCTGCAACCATTCTTGGCATGCTGAATACTATTAAGGATCAAAGCAGCCTGAAGAAGCACA CAACCCGTACCTCAACTTTTCCTCATTCTAACTTCCACAACCCCCAACCTCTCGGAATCCCATATCTTCCTGAGACACATAAAtatcctccatttgatctaatt TCCAGGTTATCAGAGGTGCACCTAATTGGTTTCAGCCTTGGAGGAAGAATTTCTGGTATTATTGGAGGCCGAGTCAAATCTGGAAAAATTGGCAGGATAACAG GATTAGATGCATCATATCCTTGGGCCCAATCACCAAGCAGTTCAGAGTTCCTTGATGCTAGTGATGCCAAACTAGTTGTTAACATGAGAACGTCGCCTGTAGGATCTCGATCTCCTCCAGGTCATATTGACTTCTATGCCCATGACGGGCTCCTGCAACCTGGTTGTGACAAGTGGTACTTTCCCAATGCAA TAAAGAATACTTGCAGTCACTATCGGTCGGTTTTCATGCTGATTGAAGCTGTTCAGAATGCACACAGGAGGCTTTTTCCGTCCTGTTCCTGTGAAAGCTGGGAGAAATTCCAAGCCAAATTATGTGACTGCCAAGTCATTAATCATTTTGGTCTTTTTCCTGATGAAAA CTTACGTGGTACCTTCTACTTAACAACAAATGCAGAGACTCCATATTCAAGACCACTTAAATAG